A section of the Longimicrobiaceae bacterium genome encodes:
- a CDS encoding bifunctional 5,10-methylenetetrahydrofolate dehydrogenase/5,10-methenyltetrahydrofolate cyclohydrolase: MSRIIDGTEISRTIRAEVAAEAARLRAEGTVPGLAVVLVGSDPASEVYVRSKAKACRDAGMHDRTLKLPEDVTAEELFGVIDGLNADPEIHGILVQLPLPAHLSPKPVLERIHPAKDVDGFHPLNVGRAFIADPRGFVPATPAGIMELLRREEIPTHGKHAVIVGRSLIVSKPLMSLLMAPGPNAGVTLVHRHTPDIAPFTRMADILVVAVGKPGLITADMVKPGATVIDVGITRVPDEAAKGGYRVAGDVDFDAVAEVAGAITPVPGGVGPMTIAMLLRNTVDAAKRAHARARKRAGRG, from the coding sequence ATGTCTCGGATCATCGACGGTACCGAAATCAGCCGCACCATCCGCGCGGAGGTCGCGGCCGAGGCCGCCCGCCTCCGCGCCGAGGGCACCGTCCCGGGGCTCGCGGTGGTGCTGGTGGGGAGCGACCCCGCCAGCGAGGTCTACGTCCGCAGCAAGGCGAAGGCGTGCCGGGACGCGGGGATGCACGACCGCACCCTGAAGCTCCCGGAGGACGTCACCGCCGAAGAGCTGTTCGGCGTGATCGACGGGCTCAACGCGGACCCGGAGATCCACGGGATCCTGGTGCAGCTCCCCCTCCCGGCGCACCTCAGCCCCAAGCCGGTCCTGGAGCGGATCCACCCCGCCAAGGACGTGGACGGCTTCCACCCGCTGAACGTGGGGCGCGCCTTCATCGCCGATCCCCGCGGCTTCGTCCCCGCCACCCCCGCGGGGATCATGGAGCTCCTCCGGCGCGAGGAGATCCCCACCCACGGAAAGCACGCCGTGATCGTCGGGCGGAGCCTGATCGTCAGCAAGCCGCTGATGTCGCTCCTCATGGCGCCCGGCCCCAACGCCGGGGTCACGCTGGTGCACCGGCACACGCCGGACATCGCCCCGTTCACCCGCATGGCCGACATCCTCGTCGTCGCCGTGGGGAAGCCGGGGCTCATCACCGCCGACATGGTGAAGCCCGGCGCCACCGTCATCGACGTGGGGATCACGCGGGTGCCGGACGAGGCGGCGAAGGGCGGGTACCGGGTGGCGGGCGACGTGGACTTCGACGCCGTCGCCGAGGTGGCGGGCGCCATCACCCCCGTCCCGGGCGGCGTGGGGCCCATGACCATCGCCATGCTGCTCCGCAACACCGTGGACGCCGCGAAGCGCGCGCACGCCAGGGCGCGGAAGCGGGCGGGGCGGGGATGA
- a CDS encoding exodeoxyribonuclease VII large subunit produces MSWDLFTSAESARNEELARAVAAAQADAGFPAVARGVEEWTVSTVNAAAREMLEGVFPPLWVAGEVANFTRARSGHCYFTLRDERAQLRCVMWREEARRLPTTPAEGMQVRALGRLTLYESRGEFQLVVADLDARGDGLWKLAFDRLRAKLDGEGLTAPERRRPVPRAPACVGVVTSLAGAALRDVLAVVR; encoded by the coding sequence ATGAGCTGGGACCTGTTCACCTCGGCCGAGTCCGCCCGAAACGAAGAGCTGGCGCGAGCGGTGGCGGCGGCGCAGGCGGACGCGGGGTTCCCTGCGGTCGCGCGCGGGGTGGAGGAGTGGACGGTCTCCACCGTGAACGCCGCGGCCCGGGAGATGCTGGAGGGCGTCTTCCCGCCGCTCTGGGTGGCCGGTGAGGTCGCCAACTTCACGCGCGCCCGCTCCGGCCACTGCTACTTCACCCTCCGTGACGAGCGCGCGCAGCTCCGCTGCGTCATGTGGCGCGAGGAGGCGCGGCGCCTCCCCACCACGCCGGCGGAGGGGATGCAGGTGCGGGCGCTGGGCCGGCTCACGCTGTACGAGTCGCGCGGCGAGTTCCAGCTCGTGGTCGCCGACCTGGACGCGCGCGGCGACGGGCTCTGGAAGCTGGCGTTCGATAGGCTGCGGGCGAAGCTGGACGGCGAGGGGCTCACCGCGCCGGAGCGCAGGCGCCCCGTCCCGCGCGCGCCCGCGTGCGTGGGCGTGGTCACCTCGCTGGCGGGGGCGGCGCTGCGCGACGTGCTGGCGGTGGTGCGC